In Brassica napus cultivar Da-Ae unplaced genomic scaffold, Da-Ae ScsIHWf_528;HRSCAF=793, whole genome shotgun sequence, the following are encoded in one genomic region:
- the LOC125604378 gene encoding uncharacterized protein At1g43920, Chloroplastic-like has protein sequence MLAVIFRKSRSMSEEGESRATKYSSMSEEDEIRGFPTKCFCGRLSVVLISKTKENPGRPFFRCPSFKEDHLFKWVEDAVYEEVEDALPRVGNLETELGNVKADVEELKCVIHEMKDELVCHKREIKKLKVICKTLLVSALFLSMAMVYIFVVGKGEEKKFTSL, from the exons ATGTTGGCTGTTATCTTTAGGAAGTCTCGTTCTATGTCTGAGGAAGGTGAAAGTCGTGCAACAAAGTATTCTTCTATGTCTGAGGAAGATGAGATTCGTGGATTTCCGACAAAGTGTTTCTGTGGACGTTTAAGTGTGGTTTTGATATCAAAGACGAAGGAGAATCCTGGTCGTCCCTTCTTTCGTTGTCCGAGTTTTAAAGAG GATCACTTGTTCAAATGGGTTGAAGATGCAGTATATGAAGAAGTCGAAGATGCCTTACCTAGAGTTGGTAACTTGGAAACAGAACTGGGCAATGTGAAAGCTGATGTTGAAGAGCTCAAATGCGTGATCCATGAGATGAAGGATGAGTTAGTGTGTCACAAAAGAGAAATTAAGAAGCTCAAAGTGATATGCAAGACTCTTTTGGTGTCTGCTCTCTTCTTAAGTATGgctatggtttatatttttgttgttggcAAAGGTGAAGAGAAGAAGTTCACTAGTTTGTAA
- the LOC125604377 gene encoding uncharacterized protein LOC125604377 gives MVSQKLEICIELVKIGVVFVATVAESVEKAFRKPPPSLPAVHDSRRNSYADVPIPLVGFM, from the coding sequence ATGGTGTCTCAAAAGCTAGAGATCTGCATCGAATTAGTGAAGATTGGCGTCGTTTTTGTCGCCACTGTGGCTGAATCAGTAGAAAAAGCTTTCCGTAAGCCACCACCGTCGCTTCCGGCAGTTCATGATAGTCGCCGGAACAGTTACGCCGACGTTCCTATTCCTCTTGTTGGATTCATGTGA
- the LOC125604374 gene encoding uncharacterized protein LOC125604374 translates to MGLLRTRRTEEPEVESVRKAREATIEQENQVDEEAGDEGDNDIDAEENGIGVEEEVVGDLRAHFGDDAGDEGDVSDGDSGDDIWDDDKIPDPLSSDDDEEEYERREEVANTLGCEELIYLGKTYGCASDFKVALLRYSLRSRYDIKLYKSCAKSVGAKCTDVESKCPWRIYCSYERRRHKMQVKVYVNEHCCIRSGYSKMLKTSSIAMLFEERLRINPKFTRTEMAEEIKREYNLTVTEEQCGKAKAKLYRGRKASHEAHFSRIWDYQAEVPKSNMYSTMKIETVPGPVVQSKQRFDRLYMPIIGLDGAFLKWDIKGHLLAAVGRDGDNRIVPIAWAVVEVENNINWEWFVQLLKEDLGLQDGSKITIISDKQKGLVNAVKNELPEAEHRMCARHILSNWKRDSKDPELERMFWIIAGCYTIGEFEEALEVLKKYNKGAFDTLQLQNPRTWSRAFFKVGSFCNDNLNNLCESFNKTIREARKKPLLEMLEDIRRQSMVRHAKRAILAKRLKTHFTMKAHAEIELNKEKAKELRRHLACGNVHEVDDHSVAYRVDMDLKTCGCVKWQLTGIPCIHATCVITAKKIRTEDYVAGYYTTQKWRETYSRGIRPVQGMILWPRLNRLGVLPPPFRLGKRGRPSNHDRKKGLNETSSNKTKMTRDRRVITCSNCHDEGHNKTTCPNDKVESAPKRPRGRPRKDLGEYSQAQGPSQGPSQGLSQQPSQPSQV, encoded by the exons ATGGGGCTACTTCGGACTCGTCGTACTGAGGAGCCTGAAGTGGAAAGTGTTAGGAAAGCTAGAGAAGCTACAATTGAGCAAGAGAATCAAGTGGATGAAGAAGCTGGCGATGAAGGTGATAATGATATTGACGCTGAGGAGAATGGTATTGgtgtagaagaagaagttgtcgGGGATTTAAGAGCTCACTTTGGAGATGATGCAGGAGACGAAGGTGATGTGAGTGACGGAGACAGTGGTGATGACATTTGGGATGATGATAAAATCCCAGACCCATTGtcatctgatgatgatgaagaagagtaTGAGCGTAGAGAAGAGGTTGCAAATACACTTGGTTGTGAAGAGCTTATCTATTTGGGGAAAACGTATGGATGTGCGTCTGATTTTAAAGTGGCTCTGCTTAGGTACTCTCTGCGATCTAGGTATGATATCAAGCTTTACAAGTCTTGTGCTAAGTCAGTTGGTGCAAAATGCACTGATGTGGAGTCTAAGTGTCCTTGGAGAATTTATTGTTCAtatgaaagaagaagacataagATGCAAGTGAAGGTATATGTGAATGAGCATTGTTGCATTAGGTCAGGGTACTCGAAGATGTTGAAGACTTCTTCTATTGCCATGCTCTTTGAGGAAAGGCTAAGAATAAATCCTAAGTTTACTAGGACAGAGATGGCGGAAGAGATAAAGCGAGAATATAATCTCACAGTCACAGAGGAGCAGTGTGGAAAAGCAAAGGCTAAGCTTTACAGAGGAAGGAAAGCCAGCCATGAAGCTCACTTTTCTCGGATTTGGGACTACCAAGCTGAGGTCCCAAAATCTAATATGTACTCTACTATGAAGATTGAGACTGTTCCAGGGCCTGTGGTACAGAGCAAACAGAGATTTGATCGCCTCTACAT GCCCATCATTGGCTTAGATGGAGCATTTCTCAAATGGGATATAAAAGGACACTTATTGGCTGCTGTTGGAAGAGATGGTGACAATAGAATAGTTCCAATTGCTTGGGCTGTGGTGGAGGTGGAGAATAACATAAATTGGGAGTGGTTTGTGCAATTGTTGAAGGAAGATTTGGGACTACAAGATGGCTCTAAAATCACCATCATTTCAGACAAGCAGAAG GGCCTGGTGAATGCTGTGAAAAATGAGCTACCAGAAGCAGAACATCGAATGTGTGCAAGACACATACTGTCAAACTGGAAAAGAGACAGCAAGGATCCTGAGTTAGAGCGTATGTTTTGGATAATAGCTGGTTGCTACACCATAGGAGAGTTTGAAGAAGCTTTAGAggtattgaaaaaatataacaaaggTGCGTTTGACACTCTCCAACTACAAAACCCGAGAACGTGGAGTAGAGCATTCTTTAAAGTTGGGTCATTTTGCAATGATAACCTCAACAACCTCTGTGAGTCTTTCAATAAAACCATTAGGGAAGCAAGGAAAAAACCATTACTTGAAATGCTAGAAGATATTAGGAGGCAAAGTATGGTTCGTCATGCAAAGAGAGCTATTCTTGCAAAAAGGTTGAAGACACATTTTACAATGAAGGCACACGCGGAGATTGAACTCAACAAAGAGAAGGCTAAAGAATTGAGAAGGCACCTTGCTTGTGGAAACGTGCATGAGGTTGATGACCATTCTGTTGCTTATCGTGTGGACATGGATCTCAAAACATGCGGGTGTGTAAAATGGCAGCTCACTGGAATCCCTTGTATACATGCTACTTGTGTTATTACAGCCAAGAAGATTAGGACAGAAGATTATGTTGCTGGCTATTACACAACCCAAAAGTGGCGAGAAACATATTCCCGTGGAATAAGACCTGTCCAAGGTATGATCTTATGGCCTCggttaaataggttaggagttTTGCCACCACCATTTAGACTAGGAAAGCGTGGAAGACCAAGTAATCATGATAGGAAGAAAGGCCTTAATGAAACTTCATCCAACAAGACCAAGATGACACGAGATAGGAGGGTCATTACATGCTCAAATTGCCATGATGAAGGTCATAACAAGACGACTTGTCCTAATGACAAAGTTGAGAGTGCTCCAAAAAGGCCAAGAGGTCGACCAAGAAAGGATTTG GGAGAATACTCTCAAGCACAAGGACCCTCACAAGGACCCTCACAAGGACTCTCTCAACAGCCATCTCAACCCTCACAAGTGTGA
- the LOC125604376 gene encoding putative inactive methylesterase 20: MESKTNKYLALILVTFLISLYYHPISATPQHGHAHFVLVHGAGHGAWCWYKLIPILKSQGHNVTAVDLAASGIDLSRAETILSINEYMKPLMDLMNSLNVDEKVILVAHSFGGLAISKAMELFHDKVHMAIFVTALMPGPTFNFTFLSKGLVRWQAPLLDMKFIFGDGPNNPPTLSIGGPLFLSLNMYDLSPREVKVKHTQNLSRNWK; encoded by the exons ATGGAGAGCAAAACCAACAAATACTTAGCCCTGATTCTTGTTACATTCTTGATCAGTCTATACTACCATCCCATCTCCGCCACACCACAACATGGCCATGCCCATTTCGTGCTGGTTCATGGGGCCGGTCACGGAGCTTGGTGTTGGTATAAACTCATACCAATATTGAAATCTCAAGGACACAACGTAACTGCAGTTGACTTAGCTGCATCCGGGATCGATCTAAGTCGGGCTGAAACTATCTTGTCGATCAACGAGTATATGAAGCCACTGATGGACCTAATGAATAGTCTAAACGTGGATGAGAAGGTGATTCTGGTGGCACATAGTTTTGGTGGGCTTGCTATTTCCAAGGCCATGGAGTTATTCCATGATAAGGTTCATATGGCTATTTTCGTTACTGCCCTAATGCCTGGCCCAACCTTCAATTTCACGTTTCTTTCTAAAGGG TTGGTGAGGTGGCAAGCTCCATTACTAGACATGAAGTTTATATTTGGAGATGGGCCTAATAACCCTCCTACTCTTTCCATTGGAGGTCCACTTTTCCTTTCATTAAATATGTATGACCTTAGTCCTAGAGaggtaaaagtaaaacatacacAAAATTTATCACGTAACTGGAAATAG